The genomic window TCGGCGCCGATGGCGGCCAGGTCCACGGCGCCGGGGTGCCGGCCCATGTCCCAGTGCCACGAGGCCTGGCGGTCGCCGCGCTCCTCCACGGCCAGCTCGATGGCGGCGGAGCAGGACGAGCCCAGGTCGTAGGCCCGCACCCCGCGCTGGGTGATGAGCAGCGAGGCGCCGTCGCCGTCGGCCCAGGAGGCGTCCCGCACGGCGACGACCTTCGGGGAGGCCTTGCGGGCGTGGGCCTCCAGCTCCAGGGCGCGGTTGATGCGGTCCTCGGGGGTCAGCGCCGAGCCGCGGGGGTCGTGGCGGGGGGGCAGGTCGTCCACGCCCGAGGGGGAGGCCTGGCGGATCCAGGGGTCCTCGTCGCCCAGGGCGGAGAGCTCCCAGGCCTGGGCGAACAGCTCGGTGAAGTCGGCCCGTCCCAGGTCGGTGGTGGTGGCGATGCCAGTGCGCAGGCCCTTGGCCCCGGGCCGCAGCACGCGCACCCCCAGGCCGCCGCGCTTGCTGGTGGTGAGGTCCTCCAGGGCGCCGTTCTGGACCTTGGCGCGCCGGGAGCGGGAGACGCTCACGAAGGCCTCGGCGCCCTCGGCCCCCAGGGCCAGGGCCGAGCGGATGCCGGCCTGGAGCCGCTCCTCGAGGGAATCGGAGATGAAGGTCTGGAACAGGGCTGGGTCGGACATCAGGGTAGGGCCTCTTTGAGGGCTTTCTGGTGGGCCTGGTACGTCTGGGCGTTGAAGCAGACCAGGAAGACCTGCTCCGGGAGCTCGTTGGCCTCCAGGAAGTCCAGGATGGTCTTCACGGCCACCGGGGCGGCCACGTCCAGGGGGATCTGGGGCTCGATGCCCGAGCCGATGCTGGGGAAGGCCACGGAGCGGATGCCCCGCACCCTGGCGAGCCTGAGGGTGTTCACATAGCACGAGGCGAGGACGCCGGCCTCGGCGCCGCTGCCGTCCAGCCACGTGGGTGCGACGGTGTGGATGACGAAGGGGGACGCCAGGTTGTGGCCCCCCGTGAGGCGCGCCTCGCCCGGGGGGCAGTCGCCCACGCCCAGGCACTCCTCCTCCAGGCCGGGGCCCGCGGCACGGTGGATGGCCACGTGCACGGGGCCCCCCGCCGCGAGCGTCTCGTCGGTGGAATTCACCACCGCCTCGGTGCCCATGGCGGTGATGTCGCCCAGCTGGAGCTTGAGACGCGAGACCATGGGGACTCCTAGATGACGCTGGGGAGGGGTTCCGCCGTCCCGCCCACCACGAGGGCGGGGCAGAGGATGGTGGGCAGGGCGTCCGAAACGGGAACCCCCTGGCCGTCCTTGCCGCAGGTGCCGATGTCGAAGTGGTCCAGGTCCCGTCCGATGCGGGTGATCTCCTTGAGCACCGTGGGCCCGCATCCCGTGAGGGTGGCGTTGCGCACCGGGTGCTTGACGACGCCCCCCTCCACCCAGTAGCCCTCGGTGACCTGGAAGACGAAGTTGCCGGTGACGGTGTCCACCTGGCCCCCGCCCATGTGCTTGACGAGGAGGCCCCGGTCCAGGTCCTTGAGGATCGCCGCCGGGTCCTCCTGGCCAGGAGCCAGGAAGGTGTTGCGCATGCGGGGGATGGGGATGTGGCGGTAGCTCTCGCGCCGGCCGTTGCCCGTGGGCTCCACGCCCATCCTGCGGGCGGTCTTGCGGGACTGGAGGTAGGACTTGAGCACGCCGTTCTCGATGAGCACGACCCGCTGGGCGGCGCGGCCCTCGTCG from Geothrix sp. 21YS21S-2 includes these protein-coding regions:
- a CDS encoding macro domain-containing protein; its protein translation is MVSRLKLQLGDITAMGTEAVVNSTDETLAAGGPVHVAIHRAAGPGLEEECLGVGDCPPGEARLTGGHNLASPFVIHTVAPTWLDGSGAEAGVLASCYVNTLRLARVRGIRSVAFPSIGSGIEPQIPLDVAAPVAVKTILDFLEANELPEQVFLVCFNAQTYQAHQKALKEALP